TTCCAATTGCGTTTAGTGAGAGCgatttaaaacaatatagTGGAGATAGTGTTTCTGAAAGAATTGTCCTAAGTATAAAGGGAAATGTATTTGATGTCACAAGGGGAGCAAGATTTTATGGGAAATGGGGTCCGTATAAGAAATTTAGTGGCAAAGATTGCTCAAATGTCTTTGGTTATAACAGCTGGGATCTTTCATCTTTATCAAAAGAGTGTAATTCAAACATCAGTGAACTCTCTACTGTTGAATTGGAGAGAATTGATAGTTGGttgtcattttttaaaagaaaataccCATATATTGGGTATGTAAGGTATGACGATTGATTTTTGAATcctatatataatattgtaCATTGTGAATGCAATTTTTCCATTGAAGTGTCTATGTATCTATCTACCTGGTTTATTATAACAGTATAATAAGACAGTAAATACTAGTTATAACGTACACAATTTTTTACTAAATCCAGTGATGCCTGATGTTGGTACATGTTGCTATGGTTGCACCTTTTAAATTACTATCttctaaaaatattaacttAAATTTATGCCCCGATCGTATTTCAACCATGTTTCTGtattcttcaatattagCTAAAAAGGAGCCAACATAACCGATATTTACTGTGTCGGATTCCACAGTTGTGGAATTATTAGTTAACTCTAAAATTCCTTCTAGCATTGCCACCAAATATATGGAAGCTCTTTCAAGATATAGTAGAGCCAATTCTCTACATACGTTTTTGAATTCAGAAGAtgttatatttgaatttccaTTTATAATAGCACCAAAAGTAGAGCCATCAAATTCTATTTCTTTAGAAATTGGAATATTATAGTACGTCAACAACCTTAGAAAAGATGATGGTATATATTTCCCTGATGTAATAAATTCCATAGgcatatttaaattatcaagCTCAAATCCTTTTTCAAATCgagataattttataaagtCTTTCCCCAAAAAGCCTGCTTCTGCATTTATTATCACTTTTTGGCTTGTTTCAATATCATAGTGTTGTGCTTTATATTCTGGTAACATAAAATTTGGTAATTCAAAACAACTATTAAGACCAGTGCCTAATATAAGCGCAATTTGGGATTTCAGACATGTGAATTTTCCAGTGATGTATACGGCGACAGAATCATTAATGATATCACATATTTGAAAGCGAGCATTAGTGAATGCAAtgttatttgatttatatttattaaacaatttttttaaaatagcATTAAGTGAGATATCCTTAAGTTCATCCATTAATTCAAACCCTTTACCCattgaaacaattttattattatcatccAATGGGGAACTAAATGTTGTggatattaaaaatgttaacTCATTACTGAAATCGCATTGTTCG
The sequence above is drawn from the Tetrapisispora phaffii CBS 4417 chromosome 2, complete genome genome and encodes:
- the NGK1 gene encoding hexokinase (similar to Saccharomyces cerevisiae YLR446W; ancestral locus Anc_4.336), which codes for MTVNSRIVGEVRKKFIPKDDAAELKVKFLAELEWRLQNSKYSMLPSRLVHGSIKAPNSNNRYISIDFGGTTLKIAIMKYDSDEKNFEIAYQNSMNITSKIVDWKFFEELVFWICQQLNEQCDFSNELTFLISTTFSSPLDDNNKIVSMGKGFELMDELKDISLNAILKKLFNKYKSNNIAFTNARFQICDIINDSVAVYITGKFTCLKSQIALILGTGLNSCFELPNFMLPEYKAQHYDIETSQKVIINAEAGFLGKDFIKLSRFEKGFELDNLNMPMEFITSGKYIPSSFLRLLTYYNIPISKEIEFDGSTFGAIINGNSNITSSEFKNVCRELALLYLERASIYLVAMLEGILELTNNSTTVESDTVNIGYVGSFLANIEEYRNMVEIRSGHKFKLIFLEDSNLKGATIATCTNIRHHWI
- the TPHA0B01630 gene encoding uncharacterized protein (ancestral locus Anc_4.337), with product MTQGISDKKTDEIISRTDEVEIKFRPSDYLRMLIGIILFTSIISKLSTGRFIVYPLSNGTTKNNLEISSFWYDNYQNVPIAFSESDLKQYSGDSVSERIVLSIKGNVFDVTRGARFYGKWGPYKKFSGKDCSNVFGYNSWDLSSLSKECNSNISELSTVELERIDSWLSFFKRKYPYIGYVRYDD